The following are from one region of the Gadus chalcogrammus isolate NIFS_2021 chromosome 19, NIFS_Gcha_1.0, whole genome shotgun sequence genome:
- the LOC130372485 gene encoding bile salt-activated lipase-like isoform X2, whose product MEPLAILLAVGLFLGATSAASLGVVETEGGSVQGTNVRLGLRRSMDVFKGIPFAAKPGTFEKPKPHPGWTNTLKATKFAKRCLQKSMLQTSSFGVEDCLHLNIWVPHGLYVSSNLPVMVWFYGGGFLAGGSMGPNFFDNYLYSGQEIADRGDVIVVSVGYRVGTLGFLSSGDSQLPGNYGLWDQHAAIAWVHRNIRSFGGDPDNVTLFGESAGGSSVSYQTLSPYNKGLFKRAISQSGVAMCPWAISRNPRNVAEEVAVKVGCPTDDKMVACLKSVSAKKLVMAAPLFVSGSPDKPALNAMVLSPVVDGDFLPEDPVRLFHNAADIDYLAGVNSMDGHLFTSQDIPAIADKGNITVDDVTALLRFYTQDKGQAGLEAALAEYTAHWGPSPSQDQVKITAVEVGTDHYFLAPVQTAIYLHAAAAKAGIDLLLTHPPTDQGCHTYSTIVWCVDRARCRKVTRNVRKQN is encoded by the exons CTAGGCGTCGTGGAAACGGAAGGGGGCAGTGTTCAGGGAACTAATGTCCGCCTTGGGCTTCGCCGCTCTATGGACGTTTTCAAAGGAATACCCTTTGCTGCAAAGCCGGGAACCTTTGAGAAACCCAAACCGCATCCTGGATGGACAA ATACCCTCAAAGCCACTAAGTTTGCCAAGCGTTGTCTCCAGAAGAGCATGCTGCAGACGTCATCGTTCGGGGTGGAAGACTGCCTGCACCTCAACATCTGGGTGCCTCATGGCCTTTATG TCTCCTCCAACCTGCCTGTGATGGTCTGGTTCTATGGGGGCGGTTTCTTGGCGGGCGGCTCCATGGGCCCCAACTTCTTCGACAACTACCTGTACAGCGGACAGGAGATCGCCGACAGGGGGGACGTCATCGTGGTGTCGGTCGGCTACCGTGTGGGAACTCTGGGTTTCCTCAGCTCGGGAGATTCTCAACTACCCG GTAACTACGGACTGTGGGACCAGCATGCTGCCATCGCCTGGGTTCACAGGAACATCCGCTCCTTCGGAGGAGACCCCGACAACGTCACCCTCTTCGGGGAATCTGCTGGTGGATCGAGTGTTAGCTACCAG ACTCTCTCACCGTACAATAAAGGGCTGTTCAAAAGGGCGATCTCTCAGAGCGGTGTTGCCATGTGCCCTTGGGCAATAAGCAGAAATCCTCGCAATGTAGCAGAAGAG GTTGCTGTGAAGGTCGGGTGTCCCACAGATGACAAAATGGTCGCCTGCTTGAAATCCGTTAGCGCCAAGAAGTTAGTGATGGCTGCTCCCCTTTTCGTATCAGGCTCCCCAGATA AGCCGGCGCTGAATGCCATGGTCCTGTCTCCGGTGGTGGACGGAGACTTCCTCCCGGAGGACCCGGTCCGTTTGTTCCACAACGCGGCTGACATCGACTACCTGGCCGGGGTGAACAGCATGGACGGACACCTCTTCACCTCCCAGGACATCCCCGCCATCGCCGATAAGGGAAACATCACTGT GGACGATGTTACTGCGCTCCTGCGGTTCTACACCCAGGACAAAGGTCAGGCGGGTCTGGAGGCTGCCTTGGCTGAGTACACCGCCCATTggggccccagccccagccaggACCAGGTGAAGATCACTGCTGTCGAAGTTGGCACAGACCACTACTTCCTGGCGCCCGTACAGACGGCCATCTACCTTCATGCAGCAGCAGCCAA GGCTGGAATAGACCTGCTGCTAACGCATCCACCTACGGATCAGGGCTGCCATACGTATTCTACGATCGTTTGGTGCGTTGATCGTGCACGTTGTCGCAAGGTAACACGAAACGTCCGCAAGCAGAATTGA
- the LOC130372485 gene encoding bile salt-activated lipase-like isoform X1 has protein sequence MEPLAILLAVGLFLGATSAASLGVVETEGGSVQGTNVRLGLRRSMDVFKGIPFAAKPGTFEKPKPHPGWTNTLKATKFAKRCLQKSMLQTSSFGVEDCLHLNIWVPHGLYVSSNLPVMVWFYGGGFLAGGSMGPNFFDNYLYSGQEIADRGDVIVVSVGYRVGTLGFLSSGDSQLPGNYGLWDQHAAIAWVHRNIRSFGGDPDNVTLFGESAGGSSVSYQTLSPYNKGLFKRAISQSGVAMCPWAISRNPRNVAEEVAVKVGCPTDDKMVACLKSVSAKKLVMAAPLFVSGSPDKPALNAMVLSPVVDGDFLPEDPVRLFHNAADIDYLAGVNSMDGHLFTSQDIPAIADKGNITVDDVTALLRFYTQDKGQAGLEAALAEYTAHWGPSPSQDQVKITAVEVGTDHYFLAPVQTAIYLHAAAAKSGHTYSYLLSEPSLLIGPGRPYHTWVGADHADDLQYVFGKPFTTPKAYGDAQRDLSGYFISFWTNFAWTGDPNVGKSKVPLTWPKFTCSEQKYLEINSKMDRTSVGQKMRSRFVHFWTNTLPNLPSVKY, from the exons CTAGGCGTCGTGGAAACGGAAGGGGGCAGTGTTCAGGGAACTAATGTCCGCCTTGGGCTTCGCCGCTCTATGGACGTTTTCAAAGGAATACCCTTTGCTGCAAAGCCGGGAACCTTTGAGAAACCCAAACCGCATCCTGGATGGACAA ATACCCTCAAAGCCACTAAGTTTGCCAAGCGTTGTCTCCAGAAGAGCATGCTGCAGACGTCATCGTTCGGGGTGGAAGACTGCCTGCACCTCAACATCTGGGTGCCTCATGGCCTTTATG TCTCCTCCAACCTGCCTGTGATGGTCTGGTTCTATGGGGGCGGTTTCTTGGCGGGCGGCTCCATGGGCCCCAACTTCTTCGACAACTACCTGTACAGCGGACAGGAGATCGCCGACAGGGGGGACGTCATCGTGGTGTCGGTCGGCTACCGTGTGGGAACTCTGGGTTTCCTCAGCTCGGGAGATTCTCAACTACCCG GTAACTACGGACTGTGGGACCAGCATGCTGCCATCGCCTGGGTTCACAGGAACATCCGCTCCTTCGGAGGAGACCCCGACAACGTCACCCTCTTCGGGGAATCTGCTGGTGGATCGAGTGTTAGCTACCAG ACTCTCTCACCGTACAATAAAGGGCTGTTCAAAAGGGCGATCTCTCAGAGCGGTGTTGCCATGTGCCCTTGGGCAATAAGCAGAAATCCTCGCAATGTAGCAGAAGAG GTTGCTGTGAAGGTCGGGTGTCCCACAGATGACAAAATGGTCGCCTGCTTGAAATCCGTTAGCGCCAAGAAGTTAGTGATGGCTGCTCCCCTTTTCGTATCAGGCTCCCCAGATA AGCCGGCGCTGAATGCCATGGTCCTGTCTCCGGTGGTGGACGGAGACTTCCTCCCGGAGGACCCGGTCCGTTTGTTCCACAACGCGGCTGACATCGACTACCTGGCCGGGGTGAACAGCATGGACGGACACCTCTTCACCTCCCAGGACATCCCCGCCATCGCCGATAAGGGAAACATCACTGT GGACGATGTTACTGCGCTCCTGCGGTTCTACACCCAGGACAAAGGTCAGGCGGGTCTGGAGGCTGCCTTGGCTGAGTACACCGCCCATTggggccccagccccagccaggACCAGGTGAAGATCACTGCTGTCGAAGTTGGCACAGACCACTACTTCCTGGCGCCCGTACAGACGGCCATCTACCTTCATGCAGCAGCAGCCAA GTCCGGACACACCTACTCCTACCTGCTGTCAGAGCCCAGCTTGCTGATTGGTCCAGGTAGACCCTACCACACCTGGGTGGGGGCGGACCACGCTGACGACCTGCAGTACGTGTTCGGGAAGCCCTTCACCACCCCCAAAGCGTACGGGGACGCCCAGAGAGACCTCTCAGGCTACTTCATCTCCTTCTGGACCAACTTTGCCTGGACCGG TGATCCCAACGTGGGAAAGAGCAAGGTGCCCCTGACCTGGCCGAAGTTCACCTGTTCAGAACAGAAATACCTGGAGATCAACTCCAAGATGGACCGAACCTCTGTTGGCCAGAAGATGAGGAGTCGCTTTGTACACTTCTGGACCAACACGCTTCCAAACCTCCCATCTGTTAAATACTGA